One segment of Nakamurella flava DNA contains the following:
- a CDS encoding GNAT family N-acetyltransferase has protein sequence MLDRLAVPVAVHTPAGPLTIRRARPDDVRTIMTLLADDAVGARRGDVIDPQDEPIYAAALQRVLADPGNDLVIAEREGQVIGTLQLTLIPGMSRLGSDRVIVEAVRVASSERSAGIGAALLRWVMHDAAVQLGAGLVQLTSDAARTDARRFYLRLGFVDSHVGFKYLLPAAAR, from the coding sequence GTGCTTGATCGCCTCGCCGTACCCGTCGCCGTCCACACTCCAGCTGGCCCGCTGACCATCCGCCGGGCGCGCCCCGACGACGTCCGCACGATCATGACGCTGCTCGCCGACGACGCCGTCGGCGCCCGGCGCGGAGACGTGATCGACCCGCAGGACGAGCCGATCTACGCCGCCGCGCTGCAGCGGGTCCTCGCCGATCCGGGCAACGACCTCGTCATCGCTGAACGTGAGGGTCAGGTCATCGGCACCTTGCAATTGACCCTGATCCCGGGCATGTCCAGGCTGGGCAGTGACCGGGTCATCGTCGAAGCCGTCCGGGTGGCGAGCTCGGAGCGATCGGCCGGCATCGGCGCGGCCCTCCTGCGCTGGGTGATGCACGATGCCGCCGTGCAACTCGGTGCCGGCCTGGTGCAACTCACTTCGGATGCCGCCCGCACCGACGCCCGCCGGTTCTACCTGCGACTCGGTTTCGTCGACTCGCACGTCGGGTTCAAATACCTGCTTCCCGCCGCCGCTCGGTGA
- a CDS encoding HNH endonuclease signature motif containing protein codes for MFVADSPLAQWRSAVTAAPASELSPLLGLRPERPVGCSAREWANVLLDAVIARQRWVAYESAQQVHDLVELSAAAGEDPGGVEEFLATELALALGVAESTAGRYLLEAAELTARCPATLHALEQGRISPGKASVICRGTADLTGEVTAQVEADVLPAAGSSTVPGLRNAVARSVIRRDPDGAQRRHEQARRRRFVSRRSDLDGMACLSLYGTAQDVAVIWDCLTAAADAARTDGDDRSIGERRVDALVDVCTDILDRGLLPTDQPLPTTQRRRPHLLVTLPATALLDPDAARGQVAELIGHGPITPAQARVIAADATWRRLVCDPTTGALLDYGRTTYTPPTALTDFVLTRDATCVMPGCRQPAHRCDIDHREPFHPGHTTGGDTSADNLAVLCRRHHRAKDTGGYQLRRAPDGDHHWTTPLGRTYTRAHTRHWEPPETRTHRAHLARTGYDGDSPPF; via the coding sequence ATGTTTGTAGCAGACTCGCCGCTGGCGCAGTGGCGTTCCGCCGTGACGGCGGCCCCGGCGTCCGAGCTGTCCCCGTTGTTGGGGTTGCGTCCGGAGCGTCCGGTGGGGTGTTCGGCGCGGGAGTGGGCCAACGTGCTGCTGGATGCGGTGATCGCCCGGCAGCGATGGGTGGCCTATGAGTCGGCGCAGCAGGTTCATGACCTGGTCGAGTTGTCCGCCGCGGCCGGGGAGGACCCGGGCGGGGTGGAGGAGTTCCTGGCCACCGAACTGGCTCTGGCGCTCGGGGTGGCTGAATCGACGGCGGGCCGGTATCTGCTGGAGGCGGCGGAGTTGACCGCCCGCTGCCCGGCCACTCTGCACGCTCTGGAGCAGGGCCGGATCTCGCCGGGGAAGGCGTCGGTGATCTGCCGGGGCACCGCTGACCTGACCGGCGAGGTGACCGCCCAGGTGGAGGCGGATGTCCTCCCGGCCGCTGGGTCGTCGACGGTGCCGGGTTTGCGGAACGCGGTGGCCCGGTCGGTGATTCGCCGGGATCCCGACGGGGCGCAGCGCCGCCACGAGCAGGCCCGCCGCCGTCGCTTTGTGTCCCGGCGTAGTGACCTGGATGGGATGGCCTGTCTGTCGTTGTACGGCACCGCGCAGGATGTCGCGGTGATCTGGGATTGCCTGACCGCCGCCGCCGACGCCGCCCGCACCGATGGCGATGACCGGTCGATCGGGGAACGGCGGGTCGATGCCCTGGTCGACGTGTGCACCGACATCCTCGACCGCGGCCTCCTGCCCACCGACCAGCCCCTACCGACCACCCAGCGGCGCCGACCCCACCTGCTGGTCACCCTCCCCGCCACCGCTCTACTCGACCCCGACGCCGCCCGCGGACAGGTCGCCGAACTCATCGGGCACGGACCCATCACCCCCGCCCAGGCCCGGGTCATCGCCGCCGACGCCACCTGGCGGCGCCTGGTCTGCGACCCCACCACCGGAGCCCTGCTCGACTACGGCCGCACCACCTACACCCCACCCACAGCGCTCACCGACTTCGTCCTCACCAGAGATGCCACCTGCGTGATGCCGGGCTGCCGGCAACCCGCCCACCGCTGCGACATCGACCACCGCGAACCCTTCCACCCCGGCCACACCACCGGCGGTGACACCTCCGCCGACAACCTGGCCGTCCTATGCCGCCGCCACCACCGCGCCAAAGACACCGGCGGCTACCAACTGCGCCGCGCCCCCGACGGCGACCACCACTGGACCACCCCCCTCGGCCGCACCTACACCCGAGCGCACACCCGACACTGGGAGCCACCCGAAACCCGCACCCACAGAGCGCATCTCGCCAGGACGGGGTACGACGGAGACTCGCCCCCGTTCTGA
- a CDS encoding DUF3626 domain-containing protein, which yields MHFHPDHRSADGRTALESILDSHRYLSQFVTGSSNGGLTAHPGGDRWRWESELFDGAYDDAPPVDRPVYGALAVDDDHYGPSPRFGSCYMRLRRSVVDRTTFAYPDSALQPVAFGVAERMGLAPLLRHAPMRDPLDRYIEAHVHGGVTVPGDVEALVIDPAYRDTIGVTSAVTRGILVEHHGGYALDVETLTEQVEYRGPEIAEAAGRLGVDGPVTPPDLARARRSGTVDPQMLKLLWHCLARYGRIDGPPIA from the coding sequence GTGCACTTTCATCCGGACCACCGATCCGCGGACGGTCGCACCGCCCTGGAATCAATTCTCGACTCCCATCGCTATCTGTCCCAGTTCGTCACCGGTAGCAGCAACGGCGGACTGACCGCCCATCCCGGCGGCGACCGTTGGCGCTGGGAATCAGAGCTTTTCGACGGTGCCTACGACGACGCCCCGCCGGTCGACAGACCGGTCTACGGCGCGTTGGCCGTGGACGACGATCATTACGGGCCGTCCCCTCGATTCGGGTCCTGCTACATGCGGTTGCGCCGATCGGTCGTCGACCGGACCACCTTTGCCTACCCCGACAGTGCTTTACAGCCAGTAGCTTTCGGTGTCGCCGAGCGGATGGGACTGGCGCCCCTGCTTCGGCATGCTCCGATGCGCGATCCGCTCGACCGCTACATCGAAGCCCACGTCCACGGCGGTGTCACCGTTCCCGGTGACGTCGAAGCACTGGTCATCGACCCCGCCTACCGCGACACCATCGGTGTCACCAGCGCCGTGACCCGGGGCATCCTCGTCGAACACCACGGCGGCTACGCCCTCGATGTCGAGACCCTCACCGAGCAGGTCGAATATCGAGGACCGGAAATCGCCGAGGCAGCGGGACGTCTCGGGGTAGATGGGCCGGTGACCCCGCCGGATCTGGCGCGGGCCCGGAGGTCCGGCACGGTCGACCCCCAGATGCTGAAGCTCCTGTGGCACTGCCTGGCCCGGTACGGGCGCATCGACGGCCCGCCGATCGCCTAG
- a CDS encoding isochorismate synthase, which yields MTAAPAARATTTVVSRPVAAAGPLLDSLPSPRGALSFVRRGSGPGATEGAAAGPSDREEGLVGWGEYARLVVTGPDAAEQIGRWFDELAAGLAVDDQVGVRGSGLVAFVSLGFDDGDPSVAVVPQVVRGRFAGRDFVTAIDGSAYDALARTASPLSGFGPARPVRSPGAVTYQEPDAAIAGYTAAVQEAGRRIRRGDLDKVVIAQELRATTGRPVDERFLLHHLARRYPDCWTFAVDGLVGATPELLLRRQGGTVTSRVLAGTTWHGRAEVTGGSLGTAKNVAEHGYAVRSVAQVLSAVCDELTIPDPEPLVLANLTHLSTTLVGTLRAGAAGKDAPSALTLAAALHPTAAVGGAPTEVARAVIRELEPAGRGRYAAPVGWITADGDGELGIALRCAHVDGQDVRLQAGCGIVAESDPGTEAREAAVKMIPMRDALENRLH from the coding sequence GTGACTGCCGCGCCCGCCGCCCGGGCGACGACCACCGTCGTCTCCCGACCGGTGGCCGCCGCGGGCCCGCTCCTGGACTCCCTGCCGAGTCCGCGCGGTGCGCTGTCCTTCGTCCGCCGCGGGTCCGGCCCCGGTGCGACCGAGGGTGCCGCGGCCGGCCCGTCCGATCGCGAGGAGGGTCTGGTCGGCTGGGGTGAGTACGCCCGTCTGGTGGTGACCGGCCCTGATGCGGCGGAGCAAATCGGCCGCTGGTTCGACGAGCTGGCCGCGGGTCTGGCGGTCGACGACCAGGTCGGTGTCCGCGGCAGCGGTCTGGTCGCGTTCGTCTCCCTCGGGTTCGACGACGGCGACCCGTCGGTGGCCGTGGTGCCGCAGGTGGTGCGGGGGCGGTTCGCCGGGCGCGACTTCGTCACCGCCATCGACGGGTCCGCGTACGACGCCCTGGCCCGGACCGCGTCCCCCCTGAGCGGGTTCGGCCCGGCCCGACCGGTCCGCTCGCCCGGCGCGGTGACCTATCAGGAGCCGGACGCCGCGATCGCCGGGTACACCGCCGCGGTGCAGGAGGCCGGTCGGCGTATCCGTCGCGGCGACCTCGACAAGGTGGTCATCGCTCAGGAGCTGCGGGCGACCACGGGGCGGCCGGTGGACGAACGCTTCCTGCTGCATCACCTGGCGCGGCGGTACCCGGACTGCTGGACGTTCGCGGTCGACGGGCTGGTCGGCGCCACCCCCGAGTTGTTGTTGCGTCGACAGGGCGGCACGGTGACCTCCCGCGTGCTGGCCGGGACGACGTGGCACGGCCGGGCCGAGGTGACGGGCGGGTCGCTGGGGACGGCCAAGAACGTCGCCGAACACGGGTACGCGGTGCGGTCGGTCGCGCAGGTGCTGTCGGCGGTCTGCGACGAGTTGACCATCCCCGACCCCGAGCCGCTGGTGCTGGCCAATCTGACGCACCTGTCGACGACACTGGTCGGGACGTTGCGGGCCGGAGCCGCCGGCAAGGACGCCCCGTCGGCCCTGACCCTGGCCGCCGCCCTGCACCCGACGGCCGCGGTCGGCGGCGCCCCGACCGAGGTGGCCCGGGCGGTCATCCGCGAACTGGAACCGGCCGGCCGGGGCCGTTACGCCGCGCCGGTGGGGTGGATCACCGCCGACGGCGACGGCGAACTGGGCATCGCCCTGCGCTGCGCCCACGTCGACGGTCAGGACGTCCGGCTGCAGGCGGGCTGCGGGATCGTCGCCGAGTCCGATCCCGGGACCGAGGCCCGGGAGGCCGCGGTCAAGATGATCCCGATGCGGGACGCGTTGGAGAACCGCCTGCACTAG
- a CDS encoding DUF3592 domain-containing protein encodes MAARDPLRVDQRGSSLWRWVAVVVAVLTAAVTVMCVALFIGMRANDAAIDRNPGTATATVLYVSPLRTGIEFIDASGATIRPANGVLYPGLLTPGERFQVDYSTADPQTVRVAGRTASLGTLGIVFVLLGTYLVTVPAIWWCRRRAGRPLFVGGRSPADVGLPRSPTRP; translated from the coding sequence ATGGCCGCCCGGGATCCGCTCCGAGTCGACCAGCGGGGATCGTCCCTCTGGCGCTGGGTCGCCGTCGTCGTGGCCGTGCTGACCGCCGCGGTCACCGTGATGTGCGTGGCGCTGTTCATCGGGATGCGGGCGAACGACGCGGCGATCGACCGGAACCCGGGGACCGCCACGGCGACCGTCCTGTACGTGTCACCGCTGCGGACGGGGATCGAGTTCATCGACGCCTCCGGGGCCACGATCCGACCGGCCAACGGGGTGCTCTACCCGGGGCTCCTCACCCCCGGCGAACGTTTCCAGGTCGACTACTCGACGGCGGATCCGCAGACGGTGCGGGTGGCCGGCCGGACCGCCTCGCTGGGCACCCTGGGCATCGTGTTCGTCCTGCTCGGCACCTACCTGGTGACCGTCCCGGCCATCTGGTGGTGTCGCCGGCGGGCCGGTCGGCCGCTGTTCGTCGGGGGAAGGTCCCCGGCCGACGTCGGACTCCCCCGGTCGCCCACCCGCCCCTGA